One genomic window of uncultured delta proteobacterium includes the following:
- the aroE gene encoding Shikimate dehydrogenase, protein MPNSCPASLEQIYGVLGHPVAQSMSPMLHTWAFAQKGVRGLYTAWDTPPGELAAFMRAFRETPYDGASVTIPHKEAVIPFLDGLTATAQTIGAVNTLFWEKDRLMGHNTDMEGFLSPLSGLAAPGTALVLGAGGAARAVLAAFASLTVPRVTIAARGQAKAEKLAADFAASFAAITVCSWEDRLTTTPEDGRDFWVVNTTPLGMHGKAEGESPLPEAWFAALPPERCLAYDLVYNPLETAFLTLAKNAGWRRRDGLDMFVAQAAAQFRLWTGLGMPEPQARLLLANYLAA, encoded by the coding sequence ATGCCCAATTCGTGTCCGGCCTCGCTGGAGCAGATCTACGGCGTTCTGGGCCACCCCGTCGCGCAGAGCATGAGCCCTATGCTCCACACCTGGGCGTTCGCCCAGAAAGGCGTCCGCGGCCTATACACCGCCTGGGATACCCCGCCCGGAGAACTGGCCGCGTTCATGCGCGCCTTTCGGGAAACGCCGTACGACGGGGCCAGCGTGACCATACCGCACAAGGAGGCCGTCATCCCCTTTCTTGACGGTCTTACCGCCACGGCACAAACCATCGGCGCGGTGAACACCCTGTTCTGGGAAAAAGACAGGCTCATGGGCCACAACACGGACATGGAAGGGTTTCTCTCCCCGCTGTCCGGCCTTGCCGCGCCCGGAACCGCCCTCGTGCTCGGCGCCGGGGGCGCGGCCCGCGCCGTGCTCGCGGCCTTTGCTTCCCTGACCGTGCCGCGCGTTACCATTGCCGCGCGCGGCCAAGCCAAGGCCGAAAAACTTGCGGCCGATTTCGCCGCGTCCTTTGCCGCCATTACCGTTTGTTCCTGGGAAGACCGCCTTACAACAACCCCGGAAGACGGCAGGGATTTCTGGGTCGTCAACACAACGCCGCTCGGCATGCACGGCAAGGCGGAAGGGGAATCCCCCCTGCCGGAAGCCTGGTTCGCCGCCTTGCCGCCGGAACGGTGCCTGGCCTACGATCTTGTGTACAACCCCCTGGAAACAGCCTTCCTCACCCTGGCAAAAAACGCCGGGTGGCGGCGACGGGACGGTCTGGACATGTTCGTCGCCCAGGCCGCCGCCCAGTTCCGCCTCTGGACCGGGCTGGGCATGCCCGAACCCCAGGCCAGGCTGCTGCTGGCGAATTATCTCGCGGCGTAA
- a CDS encoding hypothetical protein (Evidence 5 : No homology to any previously reported sequences): MEIPGPRPGPRQGVTPWTPIVRMGKARTPAVLLASPKLAYSGFALPKTTLFDLNGSVLIHSAVSVSQEEPHDPFLPPSCFRHRRLCFGRLSVCYRTGHCRGGTFRRGYRQGTGREISRPRARAVG; encoded by the coding sequence ATGGAAATACCGGGGCCACGCCCCGGACCCCGCCAGGGGGTGACCCCCTGGACCCCGATTGTGAGGATGGGGAAAGCGCGCACGCCTGCCGTTCTGCTCGCTTCTCCGAAGCTCGCGTACTCGGGGTTCGCCCTTCCGAAAACGACTCTCTTTGATCTGAACGGCAGCGTCCTTATTCATTCGGCTGTATCCGTTTCTCAGGAGGAACCGCATGACCCGTTTCTTCCGCCTTCTTGCTTCCGGCATCGCCGCCTTTGTTTTGGCCGCCTTTCCGTTTGTTACCGGACCGGCCATTGCCGGGGAGGAACTTTCCGTCGCGGATACCGGCAGGGAACTGGCCGAGAAATATCGCGGCCGCGCGCCCGTGCAGTGGGGTGA
- a CDS encoding Polysaccharide deacetylase, with product MTRFFRLLASGIAAFVLAAFPFVTGPAIAGEELSVADTGRELAEKYRGRAPVQWGEHFPGIIDSLPPSGDAQNPASRTLALTFDACEGGTDTRIIALLREHKIPATIFATNIWLRRNQTVAHDLAADPLFTLACHGKRHKPASVNGRTAYGIAGTKSIPALVEEVEDNARAIAAVTGKRPRWYRSGTAHYDDVAVAVIFDLGLAVAGYALSADQGASLPAREVARNLLRAPDRAIVLMHLNHPESGTYQGLATALPTLLEKGVRFVGLE from the coding sequence ATGACCCGTTTCTTCCGCCTTCTTGCTTCCGGCATCGCCGCCTTTGTTTTGGCCGCCTTTCCGTTTGTTACCGGACCGGCCATTGCCGGGGAGGAACTTTCCGTCGCGGATACCGGCAGGGAACTGGCCGAGAAATATCGCGGCCGCGCGCCCGTGCAGTGGGGTGAGCATTTTCCGGGCATCATCGACTCCCTGCCCCCGTCCGGGGATGCCCAAAACCCGGCCTCCCGGACCCTGGCCCTGACCTTTGACGCCTGCGAGGGCGGCACGGACACCCGCATCATCGCCCTCCTGCGCGAGCACAAAATCCCGGCCACGATATTCGCGACCAACATCTGGCTCCGGCGGAACCAGACCGTAGCCCACGACCTCGCCGCCGACCCCCTTTTTACCCTGGCCTGCCACGGCAAACGGCACAAGCCCGCGTCCGTCAACGGCAGAACAGCGTACGGCATTGCCGGAACAAAAAGCATTCCCGCCCTGGTTGAGGAAGTGGAGGACAACGCCCGGGCCATCGCCGCCGTTACCGGAAAACGGCCCCGCTGGTACCGGTCCGGCACCGCCCATTACGATGACGTGGCCGTTGCGGTCATCTTCGACCTCGGTCTCGCCGTCGCCGGATACGCACTCAGCGCGGACCAGGGCGCATCCCTGCCCGCCAGGGAAGTCGCCCGCAACCTCCTGCGCGCCCCGGACAGGGCCATCGTTCTGATGCACCTGAACCACCCCGAGAGCGGGACTTACCAGGGCCTTGCCACGGCCCTCCCCACCCTGCTCGAAAAGGGCGTCCGGTTTGTCGGACTCGAATAA
- a CDS encoding conserved hypothetical protein (Evidence 4 : Homologs of previously reported genes of unknown function), with the protein MSTEIERKFLLSSDAWRNEVTETLSLRQGYLTTDPQCTVRVRVHGAAAWLTIKGKRVANAAPEFEYPIPEQDASAMLDLLAQKPLIEKKRHLIPRDGFIWEVDEFLGENQGLIVAEIELAAVDQSFPLPPWIGREVTGDKKYYNASLVNRPFSSW; encoded by the coding sequence ATGAGCACTGAAATAGAACGAAAATTCCTTCTTTCCAGCGACGCCTGGCGAAACGAAGTCACGGAAACGCTGTCCCTGCGCCAGGGCTATCTCACGACGGACCCGCAGTGCACCGTGCGTGTGCGCGTTCACGGCGCCGCCGCCTGGTTGACCATCAAGGGGAAGAGGGTCGCCAACGCGGCCCCGGAATTCGAGTACCCCATCCCGGAGCAGGACGCCTCGGCCATGCTTGATCTGCTGGCCCAAAAACCGCTGATCGAGAAAAAGCGCCACCTGATCCCGCGCGACGGGTTTATCTGGGAAGTGGACGAGTTCCTCGGGGAAAACCAGGGCCTTATCGTGGCGGAAATCGAACTGGCCGCCGTGGACCAATCCTTCCCGCTGCCGCCCTGGATCGGGCGGGAAGTGACCGGCGACAAAAAATACTACAACGCCAGCCTCGTGAACCGGCCGTTTTCCAGCTGGTAA
- a CDS encoding hypothetical protein (Evidence 5 : No homology to any previously reported sequences), which yields MGDGWKVLRGGKGKFPEAGLPGAGSTGDGERNRRNGDPGPERGMVDRYGESVHASGPEQAREEPVPGKHWVIAFCVLGLVFIGWVFKDEVRGAAAWAVAAIQGKDVPLSAKAPGLARVFRFNKPYTWEEFLAVCREGKAESVGRILDKQPEFLRGPDGAPLLRALILNGASPDALLEAGRRTDDAAMAARDPEGRTLLHIMASGGADPAVLQALRGKDARQWINARDASGKTALHVAAGSGASAGLVLAFRGMGADPCLRDNAGRIPLDYLLETWGGMPRAVTPEEREKFAKFGYTVRIPFSRTQDGGVRTKFVSIAEQVGDIEGKRYFSLFAEAHITARESGFSPPDVAAGDQVGPPPNAEAELLRSIGKDPMERMREQNRPKGEPLWKSITLQRGTGAAMAKCKSLLPEAYPWSVNYFSGLLAGSAGEPSFDAEWDAWDVPGPVRLALMMQMLQDRLQKTRPRTNAPGGFPLGGGNNLMADAMQVYRERGDVPQARHPLLMVWTLLEYDKPEKKGLAALNLSPAPPGKKEKEEDKDKQSKELPNLRALHAQLPPEVWRQLGRHLVAAAYVSEKNQYGQWGGGMMPPAIKKAGGMHALRLWGNEDGPNESGPNGLGQDEAEPLRQVIALSGTVREDLAVAMTALILRSGPRSAARGKDGLTPLEYAGSLPGGAVPERVKAMLRAAPVYTPPEKIAPGNPAPRSGRSADGVPSTI from the coding sequence ATGGGCGACGGCTGGAAAGTGCTGCGCGGCGGCAAGGGCAAATTTCCCGAAGCCGGTTTGCCGGGTGCAGGCTCCACGGGCGACGGGGAAAGAAACCGGCGGAACGGCGATCCCGGCCCGGAACGCGGAATGGTTGACCGCTACGGGGAGAGCGTCCATGCGTCCGGACCGGAGCAGGCGCGGGAAGAGCCCGTGCCCGGAAAGCATTGGGTCATCGCGTTCTGCGTTCTCGGCCTCGTGTTCATCGGCTGGGTTTTCAAAGACGAGGTTCGCGGCGCCGCCGCCTGGGCCGTGGCGGCCATACAGGGCAAAGACGTGCCTCTTTCGGCCAAGGCGCCCGGTCTTGCAAGGGTCTTCCGCTTCAACAAACCCTACACCTGGGAAGAGTTTCTGGCCGTCTGCCGGGAGGGCAAGGCCGAATCCGTGGGGCGGATTCTGGACAAACAACCCGAGTTTTTGCGCGGTCCGGACGGCGCGCCGCTCTTGCGCGCGCTTATCCTGAACGGCGCGTCCCCGGATGCCCTGCTCGAGGCGGGCCGCCGCACGGATGACGCGGCCATGGCCGCCCGCGACCCGGAAGGCAGGACGCTCTTGCACATAATGGCTTCCGGCGGCGCTGACCCGGCTGTATTGCAAGCGTTGCGCGGCAAGGACGCGCGCCAATGGATCAACGCGCGCGACGCGTCGGGCAAAACGGCGCTGCATGTTGCCGCCGGGTCCGGGGCAAGCGCGGGCCTTGTGCTGGCGTTTCGCGGGATGGGCGCGGACCCTTGCCTCCGGGACAACGCGGGCCGTATCCCGCTCGACTATCTCCTGGAAACCTGGGGCGGCATGCCGCGCGCCGTGACGCCCGAGGAGCGGGAAAAATTTGCCAAATTCGGCTACACCGTGCGCATACCCTTCTCCCGCACGCAGGACGGGGGGGTGAGAACAAAATTCGTCAGCATTGCCGAGCAGGTTGGGGATATCGAGGGCAAGCGGTACTTTTCCCTGTTCGCCGAAGCCCACATCACGGCGCGTGAGAGCGGTTTTTCCCCTCCGGATGTAGCCGCCGGGGATCAGGTCGGCCCGCCCCCCAACGCGGAGGCGGAGCTTTTGCGTTCCATCGGGAAAGACCCCATGGAGCGCATGCGCGAGCAAAACCGGCCCAAGGGCGAGCCTTTGTGGAAATCCATCACGTTACAGCGCGGCACGGGCGCTGCCATGGCCAAGTGCAAGAGCCTTTTGCCCGAAGCGTATCCGTGGTCGGTCAACTATTTCTCCGGGCTTCTCGCCGGGTCCGCCGGGGAGCCTTCCTTTGACGCGGAATGGGACGCCTGGGACGTGCCCGGCCCCGTTCGTCTGGCCCTTATGATGCAGATGCTGCAGGACAGGCTGCAGAAAACCCGGCCCCGGACGAACGCGCCGGGCGGCTTCCCCCTCGGCGGCGGCAACAATCTGATGGCCGACGCGATGCAGGTCTACCGGGAGCGCGGCGATGTGCCCCAGGCCCGGCACCCCCTGTTGATGGTCTGGACGCTTTTGGAATACGACAAGCCGGAAAAAAAGGGCCTTGCCGCTCTGAACCTTTCGCCCGCGCCGCCGGGCAAAAAGGAAAAGGAAGAGGATAAGGACAAACAAAGCAAGGAACTGCCCAACCTGCGCGCCCTGCATGCGCAGTTGCCGCCGGAGGTCTGGCGGCAATTGGGGCGGCACCTTGTGGCGGCGGCCTACGTTTCCGAGAAGAACCAGTACGGGCAGTGGGGCGGCGGCATGATGCCGCCCGCGATCAAAAAAGCCGGGGGCATGCATGCTCTCCGGCTCTGGGGGAACGAGGACGGGCCAAACGAATCCGGGCCAAACGGATTAGGGCAAGACGAAGCCGAGCCTCTGCGCCAGGTTATCGCCCTTTCCGGCACCGTGCGGGAGGATCTCGCCGTGGCCATGACGGCCCTCATCCTGCGGTCCGGTCCGCGGAGCGCCGCGCGCGGCAAGGACGGCCTGACACCGCTGGAATATGCCGGGTCGCTGCCGGGAGGGGCTGTTCCCGAGCGGGTGAAGGCGATGCTGCGGGCCGCGCCGGTGTATACGCCGCCGGAGAAAATCGCGCCGGGGAATCCGGCGCCGCGTTCCGGCCGGAGCGCGGACGGCGTTCCGTCGACGATATAA
- the ispU gene encoding undecaprenyl pyrophosphate synthase (Evidence 2a : Function of homologous gene experimentally demonstrated in an other organism; PubMedId : 10217761, 12756244, 9882662; Product type e : enzyme) produces MNTTATLPLRHIAIIMDGNGRWAKNRGLSRSDGHNAGSETVRAIVRECRSMGLEYLTLYTFSRENWGRPADEVHFLFDLLVLFLRKELPELLEQRIRLRIAGEMDRLPLAARKALSHAVNKTASCDAMTLTLALNYSGRDEIAMACRKLMQSGIAPEKVTPERIAEHLYTAGYPDPDLVIRTSGELRTSNFLPFQTAYSEYYFTPTLWPDFTPDELRKAIADFSARERRFGKAGEDAL; encoded by the coding sequence GTGAACACGACAGCAACCCTTCCTTTACGCCATATTGCCATCATCATGGACGGCAACGGCCGCTGGGCCAAAAACCGGGGGCTTTCCCGCAGCGACGGGCACAACGCCGGGTCGGAAACGGTGCGCGCCATTGTGCGCGAATGCCGGTCCATGGGCCTGGAATACCTCACGCTCTATACCTTTTCGCGGGAAAACTGGGGCCGCCCGGCGGATGAGGTTCATTTTCTTTTCGACCTCCTCGTGCTTTTTCTGCGCAAGGAACTGCCGGAACTGCTCGAGCAGCGCATCCGCCTGCGGATCGCCGGAGAGATGGACCGGCTGCCCCTGGCCGCACGCAAAGCCCTCTCGCACGCCGTCAATAAAACGGCCTCCTGCGACGCCATGACCCTGACGCTCGCCCTGAACTACTCGGGCCGGGACGAAATCGCCATGGCCTGCCGCAAACTGATGCAGAGCGGCATTGCCCCGGAAAAGGTCACGCCCGAGCGCATTGCGGAACACCTGTACACCGCGGGCTACCCGGACCCGGATCTGGTCATCCGCACCAGCGGGGAATTGCGCACCAGCAACTTTCTGCCCTTTCAGACGGCGTACAGCGAGTATTATTTCACCCCCACCCTCTGGCCCGACTTCACCCCTGACGAACTGCGCAAGGCCATTGCCGATTTTTCCGCGCGCGAGCGCCGCTTCGGCAAGGCGGGAGAGGATGCCCTATGA
- the cdsA gene encoding Phosphatidate cytidylyltransferase: MKKPALSPTLMRQLPRLITGVLLAAALVACLVLGGAYLRVALALAGALALFEFFQMFWPGKTKVPSKIFGLLAGMLIFCPVGQPGAVSVLLVLVFAWAAIAFLVDFGRGNDNARLSAQAPLPLGIVYIPLLLHLALSLSLKEQFLVVAAAVASDTAAYYIGCAFGRHKIWPRVSPKKSWEGSIAGFIATVAITAAIACLPFGGGPLHGGNILCWLVIGAILNVAGQLGDFFESALKRTYGVKDSSTILPGHGGILDRIDSILFCLAAYSAIMLALRHASGLGGLFAA, from the coding sequence ATGAAAAAACCCGCGTTATCCCCCACCCTCATGCGGCAGCTCCCCCGGCTCATCACGGGCGTTCTGCTCGCGGCCGCCCTTGTGGCCTGTCTCGTTCTCGGCGGCGCGTATCTCAGGGTGGCGCTGGCTCTTGCAGGCGCGCTGGCCCTGTTTGAGTTTTTCCAGATGTTCTGGCCGGGAAAGACGAAGGTACCGTCCAAAATTTTCGGCCTGCTCGCGGGCATGCTCATTTTCTGCCCCGTGGGGCAGCCCGGCGCCGTCTCCGTCCTGCTGGTCCTGGTCTTTGCCTGGGCGGCCATAGCCTTTCTCGTGGACTTCGGCCGGGGGAACGACAATGCGCGCCTCTCGGCCCAGGCGCCGCTGCCGCTGGGCATCGTGTATATCCCGCTCCTTCTGCATCTCGCCCTTTCCCTGTCCCTCAAAGAGCAGTTCCTCGTGGTGGCCGCCGCCGTCGCCTCGGACACCGCCGCCTACTATATCGGCTGCGCCTTCGGCCGCCACAAGATCTGGCCGCGCGTCAGCCCCAAGAAAAGCTGGGAAGGCAGCATCGCCGGGTTTATCGCCACCGTCGCGATAACGGCGGCCATCGCGTGCCTCCCCTTTGGGGGCGGGCCGCTGCACGGCGGCAACATCCTCTGCTGGCTCGTCATCGGCGCCATCCTCAACGTTGCGGGCCAACTCGGCGACTTTTTCGAGTCCGCCCTGAAACGGACATACGGCGTCAAGGATTCCAGCACGATCCTGCCTGGCCACGGCGGCATCCTTGACCGCATCGACTCCATCCTGTTCTGCCTCGCGGCATACAGCGCCATTATGCTGGCCCTGCGCCACGCATCCGGGCTGGGCGGCCTTTTCGCCGCATGA
- the dxr gene encoding 1-deoxy-D-xylulose 5-phosphate reductoisomerase (Evidence 2a : Function of homologous gene experimentally demonstrated in an other organism; PubMedId : 10631325, 10787409, 1447125, 7567469, 9707569; Product type e : enzyme), whose amino-acid sequence MIAYISPLPETALPFPRAVAVMGSTGSIGVSTLAVMAVNPGKFTAKALAAGRNAALLAEQAITWRPAHLAVLDDAARDILEERLAPLRAKGYAPTIHVGPEGYAAIASLPEADIVVSAQVGAAGLAATYAAVSAGKTVALANKESLVMAGDLLRAKAAQTGAVILPVDSEHNAIFQCLARDLTLGDARNGTGRRGKSVSRLLLTASGGPFRGRDASAVENATPAMALAHPNWSMGAKITIDSATMMNKGLEVIEACHLYGVAPEAIEVLVHPQSVVHSLVEFSDASLLAQAGPPDMRIAISYCLGWPERTASGVPVLDLTAVAALTFEKPDLSVFRCLALAREALLTGGAMPVVLNAANEIAVDAFLSGRISFGGIARLVEAVMNRHAATGHGNTALTALEEIMACDGHARILAQEALP is encoded by the coding sequence ATGATCGCCTACATCTCGCCCCTGCCGGAAACGGCCCTGCCCTTCCCCCGCGCCGTCGCGGTCATGGGGTCCACCGGGTCCATCGGCGTGAGCACCCTTGCCGTGATGGCGGTAAATCCCGGTAAATTTACGGCCAAGGCCCTGGCGGCCGGGCGCAACGCCGCGCTCCTCGCGGAACAGGCAATTACGTGGCGCCCCGCCCACCTGGCCGTGCTGGACGACGCGGCCCGCGATATCCTGGAAGAACGCCTGGCCCCGTTGCGGGCCAAGGGCTATGCGCCGACAATCCATGTGGGGCCGGAAGGATACGCCGCCATAGCCTCGCTCCCGGAGGCGGATATCGTCGTTTCCGCCCAGGTGGGGGCCGCCGGCCTTGCCGCGACGTACGCGGCGGTCAGCGCCGGGAAAACCGTGGCGCTCGCCAACAAGGAATCCCTGGTCATGGCCGGGGACCTCCTGCGCGCGAAAGCGGCCCAAACGGGCGCCGTCATCCTGCCCGTGGATTCCGAGCACAACGCCATTTTCCAGTGCCTTGCCCGCGATCTCACCCTTGGTGACGCCCGCAACGGAACAGGACGGCGCGGCAAAAGCGTTTCCAGGCTCCTGCTCACGGCATCCGGCGGCCCTTTCCGGGGCAGGGACGCATCCGCGGTGGAAAACGCCACCCCGGCCATGGCGCTCGCCCACCCCAACTGGTCCATGGGCGCGAAAATCACCATTGATTCCGCGACCATGATGAACAAGGGGCTGGAGGTTATCGAGGCCTGCCATCTATACGGCGTCGCGCCGGAGGCCATCGAGGTTCTGGTGCACCCGCAGTCCGTGGTGCATTCCCTGGTGGAATTTTCCGACGCGAGCCTTCTGGCCCAGGCCGGTCCGCCGGACATGCGCATCGCCATAAGCTACTGCCTCGGCTGGCCGGAGCGGACCGCGAGCGGCGTCCCGGTGCTGGATCTCACCGCCGTCGCCGCCTTGACCTTTGAAAAGCCGGACCTATCTGTTTTCAGATGCCTTGCGCTGGCGCGCGAGGCGTTGCTAACCGGGGGCGCCATGCCTGTTGTCCTGAACGCGGCCAATGAAATAGCGGTTGACGCTTTTCTCTCGGGGCGCATATCATTCGGCGGCATCGCCAGGCTGGTCGAGGCCGTCATGAACCGGCACGCCGCGACCGGCCACGGCAATACCGCCCTGACCGCGCTGGAAGAAATCATGGCCTGCGACGGCCACGCGCGTATACTGGCGCAGGAAGCGCTACCCTGA
- a CDS encoding Membrane-associated zinc metalloprotease gives MDLPPVTAAIGFVSLDAAYSFLAIILVLGGLIFFHELGHFLAAKAFRVGVKTFSLGFGPRLFGIKKGATDYQVAVFPLGGFVSMVGEADPADIPAPFTEKDSFALRSPWQRLIIIIAGPLFNLVLAWFLYWGIFYAHGQEFLIPEVGTISQNSPAMQAGLQPKDRILAVNGLAIDRWDQLVESVMESKGAAMALTVRRGGETLVVTATPSPFERKTLFGENKTSWAIGLGPSYAKGTVRFGFLEAGVRGVDHAVMVTKLIGESIVKMFERVVPLESMGGPIRIAKEIHQQAQSGSITGLLLLAAFISLNLGLLNLLPIPVLDGGHIVFLFFEMIRRKPASERFQEFTIRIGVALLLGLMVFVTYNDISKWIQGEL, from the coding sequence ATGGACCTACCTCCCGTTACCGCCGCCATCGGCTTTGTTTCCCTTGACGCGGCGTACAGTTTTCTGGCCATCATCCTTGTTCTGGGTGGGCTTATCTTTTTCCATGAACTGGGCCATTTTTTGGCGGCCAAAGCCTTCCGGGTGGGGGTCAAAACCTTTTCCCTGGGGTTCGGCCCGCGCCTTTTCGGCATAAAAAAAGGCGCCACGGACTACCAGGTGGCGGTCTTTCCCCTGGGGGGCTTCGTCTCCATGGTCGGGGAGGCTGACCCGGCGGACATCCCCGCGCCGTTTACCGAAAAAGATTCCTTTGCCCTGCGCTCGCCGTGGCAGCGGCTCATCATCATTATCGCGGGGCCGCTGTTCAACCTGGTGCTCGCCTGGTTCCTCTACTGGGGAATTTTTTACGCGCACGGCCAGGAATTTCTCATCCCGGAAGTGGGGACCATTTCCCAAAATTCGCCCGCCATGCAGGCGGGTTTGCAGCCCAAAGACCGGATTCTCGCTGTCAACGGCCTTGCCATCGACCGCTGGGACCAGCTGGTCGAATCCGTCATGGAAAGCAAGGGCGCGGCCATGGCGCTCACCGTGCGGCGGGGCGGCGAAACGCTTGTGGTGACGGCCACCCCCTCGCCCTTTGAGCGCAAAACCCTGTTCGGGGAAAACAAAACCTCCTGGGCCATCGGCCTCGGCCCGTCCTACGCCAAGGGGACCGTGCGGTTCGGTTTCCTGGAGGCCGGGGTCCGGGGCGTGGACCACGCCGTCATGGTCACGAAACTTATCGGCGAGAGCATCGTGAAGATGTTCGAGCGCGTGGTGCCGCTGGAATCCATGGGCGGGCCCATCCGCATCGCCAAGGAAATCCACCAGCAGGCCCAGTCCGGCAGCATCACGGGCCTCTTGCTGCTCGCGGCCTTCATCAGCCTGAACCTGGGGCTCCTGAACCTTCTGCCCATCCCGGTTCTGGACGGCGGGCATATCGTGTTTCTGTTTTTTGAGATGATCCGCCGCAAGCCCGCCTCGGAACGGTTCCAGGAGTTCACCATCCGCATCGGTGTAGCCCTGCTGCTCGGCCTGATGGTGTTTGTCACTTACAACGACATCAGCAAATGGATCCAGGGCGAGTTATGA
- a CDS encoding putative Glycoprotease family protein (Evidence 3 : Function proposed based on presence of conserved amino acid motif, structural feature or limited homology) yields the protein MNAAPLPDKSLTLVMDAAEGRLQVGLAGADGRFLFGSVVDAPSRGVEILTHTLESVFTLLDRDIADIARIAVVRGPGSFTGLRLTAATAAGLARAVSARQAGLDYMHCIARQCMPFLGATTPDAQLWVLVRARRDLVYAQAFVQEKWDEVPFHALTDLAVLPVSSGEAAAHIAETATMHKASRVLLAGSGAKENRDLLIPGLSGAESPRLTFLDVTAPWPDTLLAAALGADYGDADIEPLYVRVSDAETNLPHIARRLGLDPDDAVRRLHKLTHSQPDQEA from the coding sequence ATGAACGCGGCGCCCCTCCCCGACAAAAGCCTGACCCTTGTGATGGACGCGGCCGAGGGCCGGTTGCAGGTCGGCCTGGCCGGGGCGGACGGCCGGTTCCTCTTCGGTTCCGTTGTGGACGCGCCCTCGCGCGGGGTGGAAATCCTCACCCACACGCTTGAATCGGTATTTACCCTGCTTGACAGGGATATCGCGGATATCGCGCGCATCGCCGTCGTGCGCGGCCCCGGGAGCTTCACCGGCCTCCGGCTGACGGCCGCGACCGCCGCCGGGCTCGCCAGGGCCGTTTCCGCCCGGCAGGCCGGGCTTGACTACATGCACTGCATCGCGAGGCAATGCATGCCGTTCCTCGGCGCCACCACCCCGGACGCGCAACTCTGGGTGCTGGTGCGCGCGCGGCGGGACCTTGTTTACGCCCAGGCCTTTGTCCAGGAAAAATGGGACGAGGTTCCCTTCCATGCCCTGACGGATCTGGCCGTCCTGCCCGTATCCTCCGGGGAGGCCGCCGCGCATATCGCGGAAACCGCCACCATGCACAAGGCCTCGCGTGTGCTGCTCGCCGGAAGCGGGGCCAAAGAGAACAGGGACCTGCTCATCCCCGGGCTTTCCGGGGCCGAGTCGCCGCGCCTGACCTTTCTCGACGTCACGGCCCCCTGGCCGGACACCCTTCTTGCCGCCGCCCTCGGCGCCGACTATGGGGACGCGGATATCGAGCCCCTGTACGTCCGCGTTTCCGACGCGGAGACGAATCTGCCCCACATCGCCCGGCGTCTCGGCCTTGATCCCGATGACGCCGTGCGGCGGTTGCACAAGCTCACCCACTCCCAACCGGATCAGGAAGCATAG
- a CDS encoding Haloacid dehalogenase-like hydrolase translates to MALSCIVFDCDGIILESVDAKTSAFARICNEIAPGLTQDFVTYTVLHGGVSRYEKFAWLFRQAFDRDILPAESKELGERFTRYSLEAVLASPLVPGFEDVIARWRGRVPLYVASGTPQYELDEVLRERGLAPYFTGIYGTPPAKAALLLNAIRDCGAAPGETVMIGDSKTDVDAAVIAGTLFYGRGDYFKDGPWPWGSDLTRLNAYLEEVAGTGKNTAS, encoded by the coding sequence ATGGCCTTATCGTGTATTGTGTTCGACTGCGACGGCATCATCCTTGAAAGCGTGGACGCCAAGACCAGCGCGTTCGCCAGGATCTGCAACGAAATAGCCCCCGGCCTCACCCAGGATTTCGTCACCTACACCGTGCTGCACGGGGGCGTCAGCCGGTATGAAAAATTCGCCTGGCTGTTCCGCCAGGCGTTTGACCGCGACATCCTGCCCGCCGAATCCAAAGAACTCGGGGAAAGATTCACCCGTTACAGCCTTGAAGCGGTGCTCGCCTCCCCCCTGGTTCCGGGTTTTGAGGACGTTATCGCGCGCTGGCGCGGCCGCGTTCCCCTGTATGTCGCCTCCGGCACGCCGCAGTACGAACTGGACGAGGTGCTGCGCGAACGGGGCCTGGCCCCCTATTTTACCGGCATTTACGGCACACCGCCCGCCAAGGCCGCGCTGTTGCTGAACGCCATCCGCGACTGCGGGGCCGCGCCCGGGGAAACCGTCATGATCGGCGACAGCAAAACCGACGTGGACGCCGCCGTTATCGCGGGAACGCTTTTTTACGGGCGCGGGGACTACTTCAAAGACGGCCCCTGGCCCTGGGGAAGCGATTTGACAAGGCTTAACGCCTACCTCGAAGAAGTGGCCGGGACAGGGAAAAACACCGCCTCATAG